A window of the Brassica napus cultivar Da-Ae chromosome C5, Da-Ae, whole genome shotgun sequence genome harbors these coding sequences:
- the LOC125587104 gene encoding uncharacterized protein LOC125587104, with protein MQPTRRSSRLSERGTSTPSPSAAGPSGPSRKRIRKQRREITPPPSFPPAAYTSSSSTDDEVEAFQPKEPRYQASRAIFQARNQENLEMLRSNITPFSSRFVTSNSAERCEKLAPREFVIQQRLDVNDENFFDVKRVVVRSGLIYTLIDSDLFHPNVVKEFIANLGAAEDRGNGVAVFLRESMVDFSPSLINALYLVLGFEEDHDYLAADIDRVCSFLTDNRVQRWEAMSSKYLTPTNQVLYKLVCSNWILTTNYTSMNQERLKFLYMIHHHRSFDFGQMVYDQIISFAANINTDRSRRIIFPTLIQQVIDYQRTVLSFEDDEEYTGYPKLVVKDKEAGRGQGADSRSVDLLADIERTIADLKSIRIRLRRGEYPQYPRQTPQDEEEDEVELDSEESESF; from the exons ATGCAACCCACCCGAAGAAGCTCCCGATTGTCTGAGAGAGGAACATCTACTCCGTCTCCCTCCGCCGCTGGTCCTTCCGGACCTTCCCGCAAACGAATCCGGAAACAACGGCGAGAGATCACTCCGCCGCCGTCTTTTCCGCCTGCTGCATATACGTCTTCCTCATCTACCGACGACGAGGTTGAAGCCTTTCAACCCAAAGAGCCGCGTTATCAAGCAAGTCGTGCTATCTTCCAAGCACGAAATCAAGAAAACCTCGAGATGCTTCGTTCCAATATCACTCCGTTCTCGAGTCGCTTCGTCACGAGCAATTCGGCTGAGAGGTGTGAAAAATTGGCTCCACGTGAGTTTGTGATTCAACAGAGGTTAGATGTGAATGATGAGAACTTTTTTGATGTGAAACGGGTGGTAGTTAGGTCGGGTTTGATCTACACTCTGATTGATAGTGATCTGTTTCACCCTAATGTGGTGAAAGAGTTTATTGCCAATTTGGGTGCTGCTGAGGATAGAGGAAATGGTGTTGCTGTGTTTCTTCGTGAGTCTATGGTTGATTTCTCGCCTAGCCTGATTAATGCTCTGTATCTGGTTCTGGGATTTGAAGAAGATCATGACTACTTGGCCGCAGACATTGATCGAGTATGCTCGTTTCTGACGGATAATCGTGTGCAGCGTTGGGAAGCCATGAGCTCCAAGTATCTGACCCCGACGAATCAAGTCCTTTACAAGCTAGTGTGCTCAAATTGGATTCTCACCACCAACTACACGTCAATGAACCAGGAACGACTCaagtttctctacatgattcaTCATCACAGAAGTTTTGACTTTGGTCAGATGGTCTACGATCAAATCATCAGCTTTGCAGCTAACATCAACACTGACAGGTCTCGGAGGATCATTTTCCCTACATTGATTCAGCAAGTTATTGACTATCAACGTACAGTGCTGTcatttgaagatgatgaggagtaTACCGGGTATCCGAAGCTGGTTGTCAAAGACAAAGAGGCAGGCAGAGGGCAAGGGGCTGACTCAAGGTCTGTGGATCTTCTGGCTGACATTGAGCGAACCATAGCTGATCTTAAAAGCATTCGGATTCGCTTGAGGA GGGGAGAATATCCACAGTATCCTCGCCAAACCCCACAGgatgaggaggaagatgaaGTGGAACTGGATAGTGAAGAGAGTGAGAGTTTCTAA
- the LOC106397111 gene encoding uncharacterized protein LOC106397111, with amino-acid sequence MGIFPGFGAWINLNTQQAPKAESKKSKNVKSKPGSEINTNAESEETKRQLKLWRAEEKKFPWQRDYPPKVKVSKTSIGETHLEMAFSIGLPPETVFDIVTSHDNQTYSYFKQMKRRKILDVKSSKVLRDNGRDEKVVVVKKSAPWKFLWWDGKMPIELIFNENRKDLLTLFRIPREDVMNMERLLGQLQIKPWYIDSDKYCTAREPKSAEEYRKCSGGKGLLGSKLKLDMVYIPMQPLDMPPFSWYIRRVTTKSTKSLMEDLQIRGAVLRSI; translated from the exons ATGGGTATATTTCCTGGGTTTGGTGCCTGGATCAACCTGAACACGCAACAAGCTCCAAAG GCCGAGTCCAAGAAATCTAAGAATGTAAAATCAAAGCCAGGGTCGGAGATAAATACCAATGCGGAGAGCGAAGAAACGAAGAGGCAATTAAAGTTGTGGAGAGCTGAAGAGAAGAAATTCCCATGGCAGCGAGATTATCCTCCTAAGGTGAAG GTGTCCAAAACGAGTATAGGTGAAACCCATTTGGAGATGGCATTTTCAATAGGATTGCCTCCTGAGACAGTCTTCGATATTGTAACTAGTCACGACAACCAAACATATTCTTACTTCAAACAAATGAAAAGGCGCAAAATCCTg GATGTCAAATCAAGCAAGGTTCTTAGGGATAATGGAAGGGATGAGAAAGTCGTGGTAGTTAAAAAATCTGCGCCCTGGAAGTTTCTTTGGTGGGATGGAAAAATGCCAATAGAACTAATTTTCAATGAGAACCGAAAAGATCTCCTC ACATTATTTAGGATTCCGAGAGAGGATGTAATGAACATGGAACGGTTACTGGGTCAGTTGCAAATAAAGCCATGGTACATAGATAGTGATAAATATTGCACGGCTAGGGAACCGAAAAGCGCAGAAGAATACCGAAAATGTTCAGGCGGAAAAGGATTACTTGGGTCGAAACTGAAGCTGGACATGGTTTATATCCCCATGCAACCTCTTGATATGCCGCCGTTTTCTTGGTACATCCGTCGGGTCACCACCAAAAGCACTAAGAGTTTAATGGAAGATCTTCAGATTCGAGGCGCCGTTCTCCGAAGTATTTGA